TTCAAACTATGATATAATGTCAGATAAAGTCTTCTCTTCCATCGAAAAGTTCACAACCAAGGCTCCATCATCAGCCTTGCTTTCAGCATTCTTACTTTCCAAGATCTCACAGATCATGCTTCTGAGCTCTGAGCACTCGAGAACTTTTCTGAACACAAACACCCAAGATTCCCAAGATATATTCCTGGCCTATTACACTAATATcacatttcttaaattattttgcCTTAATTAAATTTacattgttgtgataaaacaccataactaaAGCAACCTGATGAGAAAAGGATTTCATTTTACACTTGTAGTCTATCATGAATGGAAGTCAGTGCTCAAACTGAAGCAAGAGTCTGAAGTCAGTGACCTAAGAACAAAGCATTCAGGAGCTTTGCTTAATGGCTTTCTCTCCTTTACTTAATAAATTGTCTTTCTTAAATAGTACCTGCCAGGCATGGTACTTTTCACACTTGGCTTGGCATACAGATGCATATATATTTCTTaacaaaatatgtaaattttaaaCAGCAatgattttctagataaatactaaacattatttaaacttttataaaataatattcataAAAATTATAGGTTTGTGTTCATCGAAATAAATGCCCATAGTGAAACAAATCTGACAAACAAGACAGCTtatgatatataaaaataaatagttcaCAGAGCTATAAAACATAACCCACCAATAAAATTATACTAGAAGTACAATTTATTGTTAATTGGACAAAAAGCAAAGATATCATACAGAATGAAAAAAGTGGCATGGCCAAAAAAGATGAGGATATCATCAACTTCAGTAGCAAGAGACAAAACCAGGAGTACCAGGAACACTAGGCTTGTATCCACTGTATTCATAAAATAACAAACTTCTCACGAAGTCAAGTGTTAGTACACATGTAAAACACTGAAGTCAAACTGccaaattttaaaatggaatgtCTCATTACCAATCCTAGCATATTTAGTGAGGAGAAGCTCTTTTTATGTCTTTAGTGAACATTTACCCCACAGCTTTGCCATACAATTTTTAATCTCTAAGTTTCTCAAGGTATATATTAAAGGGTTCAACATGGGAGTAAAAATTGTATAAAAGACAGTAATATATTTATCAATTGGAAAGTTGGACACAGGTCTAACATACATGAAAATACAAGGAACAAAAAAGAGGATGACAACCATGATGTGGGAGCTGCAGGTAGACAGGGCTTTGCGTCTCCCTTCCTGACTGTGAGCCTTAAGAGAGTTTAGAATGATTCCATAGGAGACAAGGAGGAGGATAAAGACCACTATAGACATTGCTCCATTATTTCCAACTACAGTGAGTCCAAGGAAGTAGGTATCAGTACATGCAAGTCCTAACAGTGGGTACATGTCACAGCCAAAGTGGTCAATGACATTGGGTCCACAAAAAGGaagtaaatacacagagatcACTTGAAGCAGAGCATGTGCAAATCCTCCTGCCCAGGACACCACCAATAAGAGAATGCAAACCTGTCGATTCATTATAGTCAAATAGTTCAGTGGcttacagatggccacatagcgatcataggccatCACCACCAAAATGAAGACCTCAGAACCACCAAATAAGTGCTCCACAAAGAGCTGAACCAGACAAGCTGTGAAGGAAATGGTCTTCTTATCACAGAGTAAATCTGTAAGCAACTTGGGCAAGATGGCAGTAGAATAAACAGCATCCATGAGTGAGAGAAAGGCAAGGAAGAAGTACATTGGGGAGCCCAATGAGGGGCTGGCAATCACTGTCCCCACAATGAGCAGATTTCCCACCATTGTCACAATGTAGATGaggaaaaacatgaaaaataaagctttttgcCCAGCAGGATCCTGAGTGAGACCAAGGAGGATAAACTCAGTAACATTGTTTTTCTGTCCCATTTACTCTTCAAATGAGGCTTTTTTCAGTGAGAACGGCTCAGGAAAGCAGACTTGCCTAACCAAAACCTAGACTTCCATTTTGCCAGGAAATACATCTGCATTCATATCTTCCATTCAACCTCGGAAATTTTCTGTAACCATCTGTTTAGTTCATCTTGAAGTATTTCCATAGTTCTGTCTAATAATTCTGTAGATATTAGGATTTTATTCAAAATAGCTTATTTAGATACAGAAGTGCAAAAGAATCATGATCATTAATACATTTAAATCTGATTATTAAAAGCGCATTGCATAtgaatgctctatctgcatgtatacctgtttgccagaagaggatatcagataaCGTTATAGATCATTGTGAGTCATTatatggttgctgagaattgaactcaggacctatggaagaacAGTCATTTCTCTTacactctgagccatctctctaaccctagtattcatgtgggtccccaaatAACTTGAGCAAGGTCTGTTCCTAATGTTATTGCCAGATTATAGAATATGTTCCCCAACAGGGCTCCCTTGtgcaggttcagtgagaagaGATGTGCCTAAacatgcagagacttgatgtgctaggcTGGGTGAACACCTAGGGAGTGTCTACTGTCtcacaggagaaaaggaagaatgtGGGGAAGAAGGATGGAGCAGTAGAAATGGAAACTGAGAGAGTAATAGTGATGCTTTCTagatcctgggggggggggggtgcgacTGGAACTTGGGCAGTgattggaaaataaataaataaataaataaataaataaataaataaataaataaataaataaataaatatgttgcATTACAAAATACAGAATTCTTATTCATTTTAATAATCCTGCAAAGTGGTGATATCAATAAACAATAAGACCATATTCTAGTATATATACCGTGTTCAATGTTAATATCTTAGGAGAAAATGCCACAATATGATCTGTGTATTATCCAAAGTTTCACTGGCCTGGAAGCATCCTCACAATGCTATTATTTTGTAATTCTTATATATAGACACTGTACACTTTAAAAGACTTTTATTCTTTAAGTATCTTTGACACAGTCTCAAAAGACTGGTTTTGAACTATATCACATAGCTAGAGCATAATTTTACATGGTACTATCTGCAACAGTTACATTATCTGATTCTGATTGTTAGGGTTTTCAGGACCTGCAATTTTGAATTTTGAACATTTCATCACTGTCTCTCAcattcatcattattattattattaaaaattattaaatattattatattaaacaAATGCAAATGAACCATAATTGCTCAAGTCCTTTTACGTGAATTGAACTTACCCACAGATGTCCTTTCTCTCTGCACCAGTAGTGAAGCTTTGTTTCTCAGAGCTCATGTGATAAACTAGTgatggggaaggagaaatggaaacTGAGAGAATAATAGTGATGCTTCCTAGGTCCTGAGGGTTTCAAATAGAATTTCAAAGTCCAGATCTCCAAACACAGAATACTCAAAGAAAACCTCATAACTATTGTGTGGAGACATGGTTATGGAGCATTTATGTTTATTCATGTTATGAACATGATTCATCTAGCACACTATAAGTTAAACAACATGATTTAAGAGTTTTTCCAGTCTCATAGTCTACAGTACTTAGTTGAAAACTAACTTTTTTATGATGCtgttatagtttttgttttttacatttgaaAAACCAATCTCTAAGTTTATATTCATGGCATTAATGATTCTAATCAGAAATAGAATACTACAACTGCTCTAAATAATGACTCTGGTTTTATTAATGTATCATAAAATTATATTAGAtaaactttgagagagagagagagaataacacaGTAGTGGATTTTGTGGTCTCTTGGGCATGAGCTTGTGTACAGTG
This Rattus norvegicus strain BN/NHsdMcwi chromosome 3, GRCr8, whole genome shotgun sequence DNA region includes the following protein-coding sequences:
- the Or4a77 gene encoding olfactory receptor Olr715 is translated as MGQKNNVTEFILLGLTQDPAGQKALFFMFFLIYIVTMVGNLLIVGTVIASPSLGSPMYFFLAFLSLMDAVYSTAILPKLLTDLLCDKKTISFTACLVQLFVEHLFGGSEVFILVVMAYDRYVAICKPLNYLTIMNRQVCILLLVVSWAGGFAHALLQVISVYLLPFCGPNVIDHFGCDMYPLLGLACTDTYFLGLTVVGNNGAMSIVVFILLLVSYGIILNSLKAHSQEGRRKALSTCSSHIMVVILFFVPCIFMYVRPVSNFPIDKYITVFYTIFTPMLNPLIYTLRNLEIKNCMAKLWGKCSLKT